The following coding sequences are from one Scylla paramamosain isolate STU-SP2022 unplaced genomic scaffold, ASM3559412v1 Contig60, whole genome shotgun sequence window:
- the LOC135098405 gene encoding KRAB-A domain-containing protein 2-like, whose protein sequence is MENRKTDFYSKLIAAEEKKASNTSSLLYRNECEQIMNRLDELKRVNIKKTQKDYRLLRKYEILEVTVEGITVKKLQKKGTNLRFVCAEDVFDVIDAIHRARGHGGRTIVFRETSEKYANVSRSQIELYLQFCEECHLKKSTVRKSVTVKPIVSNSMNSRAQVDLIDMQSQPDGKHRFILNYQDHLTKMVCLRALQTKTAEEVAFHLVDIFCDKGAPISCSLTMEENSQISLSRKF, encoded by the exons atggaaaatagaaaaactgaTTTTTATTCAAAGCTGATAGCGGCTGAGGAGAAGAAGGCATCAAATACTTCGAGTTTGTTGTACAGAAATGAATGCGAACAAATTATGAATCGCTTGGATGAACTTAAACGTGTTAACATTAAAAAGACTCAGAAAGACTATCGTTTGTTACGAAAGTATGAAATCCTTGAAGTCACAGTTGAAGGTATCACCGTTAAGAAATTGCAGAAAAAGGGAACTAATCTTAGATTCGTATGCGCTGAAGATGTGTTCGATGTGATCGATGCTATTCATCGTGCACGTGGGCATGGAGGTAGAACTATTGTCTTTAGggaaacaagtgaaaaatatgCCAATGTTTCAAGATCCCAAATTGAGTTGTATTTACAGTTCTGTGAGGAGTGTCATCTGAAAAAAAGCACTGTACGCAAGTCTGTGACTGTGAAGCCAATTGTATCCAACAGTATGAACTCACGAGCTCAG GTCGACTTGATCGATATGCAGAGCCAGCCAGATGGAAAACATCGTTTCATTCTGAACTACCAGGATCACTTGACGAAGATGGTGTGTCTTCGGGCTCTACAGACGAAAACTGCTGAAGAGGTTGCTTTCCACCTCGTTGATATATTCTGTGACAAAGGAGCCCCCATATCCTGCAGTCTGACAATGGAAGAGAATTCTCAAATAAG CTTGTCAAGGAAGTTCTGA